The genome window AATTGGTAATCTAATCTAGAGTTTCCAATTTTACCCGTTTGAAAAGCAACGTTAGTATTTAAAGTTGTTTTTTCTGTAATTTTCCAATAGTGAGATAACATTGTAATTGGCTCTTCAACATCTTTGTCTCTTGAGTTACGTTTTTTACCATCTTGCCATCCCCAATAAGAATTGTATTTAATTCCCATTAAATCATTCACTTCTTTAGTGTTTGGAGAGTTTTTTCCTCTACTATTTTGAGCATAAATAGCAGTTAAATTCAAACTGTGTTTGTCATTAATTTTTTTCTCAACACTTGCAAATAATGAATTTGCACTATAGTCAGTTCCTTCAAAATAACCTTCTTCTGCCCATCTTCTAGAAGCTGAAACCACAAATGCCCATCCGTCTTTATTCATGCCAGACGCGTGAGTTCCCATCATTCTCCAACTATAGTTGGTGTTAGTGCCCGACATAGAGATTCTTGTTCCTGGACGGTAAAAAGAAGCTCTTGTATTAATCTCTTGAGTTCCTAAAGCGCTACCAAATGTATAATCAGATGGACCAGAACCCATAGTGAATTCTTGATTACGAGTTGCATCATTTAAACCACCCCAGTTACTCCATTGTGGTCTTCCGTCATATAATTTATTCATAGTGAGACCATTAATCATGGTAACTCCATATTCATTATCTAGACCTCTAATTCTAAAACGTGCTAAACCCCAGTTAAATGCTGCAGCTTGTTGATACGTGTCTCTAGTTGCTTGTAAAAGCCCAGAAGTACTTTCAGAACCACTGTTGTCATCTCCTAAATCATTTTCAGTAATTGTTACTAAACTTAATTGTTGTTCAGATGTAATGTCTTCTTCTAGCACAACTACTCCTAAATCAAGAGTTTCGCCATTAGCAGAAGGTTCTAACATAAAAGTTTGTTGCGTGTATCCAGAAGTTTTGATTGTCAACACTTGTTCACCTGTTGGGATAGTTTGAAAAACAAAGTTTCCATCAAAATCAGTCAAAGTAGATTGGTTCGTACTTTGAATGGTTGCAACAACATTTTGTAATGGTTTTTGACTTTTAGCATCGATAACCTTACCTTTTAAGGCTGGATTTTGCTGTGCAAAAACAAAAACAGCTTGCAGCACTAATAATGTGCTCAATACAAGTTTTTTCATAAAGAATATTAAAATTAATACTAATTTAATGTTAAGTAGTTACAAACTTAACAGCCTACAAATGTATAACTTTTAATAATATTATTTACCTTTGGCACCCAATTTGTAATAAACTTGATATTAATATAACATTTGATTTATGAAAATTAAACACCTTTTGGCTGTTTTTACTGTGATTTTGTCTGTAAATAGCGCTGTTTCACAGGATAAAAAATTTAAAGTGCATACCGTAGCATTTTACAATTTTGAGAATTTATTTGATACAATTAATGATCCAGATACTTATGATGAAGAGTATACTCCTGTAAATGGTTGGACAAAAAAGAATTATCAAAAGAAATTAGATAACTTAAGTCGTGTTCTTATCGAATTAGGTACAAGCGAAAGTCAAAAAAATTCTCCAGTAATTATTGGCGCTTGTGAAATTGAAAACAGAAGAGTGCTAGAAGACTTAGTTAAGCATCCTACTTTAATTAATAAAGGATATAAAGTAGTCCATTTTGATTCTCCAGACAAACGTGGAATTGACGTTGGATTTTTATATCAAGAAAAGTATTTTCAGCCAACAAGTTACATAAATGTGCCGTTGTATGTTTATGAAACAGAAACAACTTCTGATAAGAAAAGTACAAAAGAAGAAGAAAAAGAAGTTGAGGAAAATGTAAACTACGATAAAAAAACAAAACGTATTTATACACGTGATCAACTTTTGGTTACTGGTTTATTAGACGGAGAAGAAATTAACGTAATTGTTAACCACTGGCCATCACGTTCTGGTGGAGAGAAAAAAAGTAGCCCATACAGAGAAGCTGCTGGAAGATTGAATAGAAAAATTATGGATTCTATCATCAAAATCAATCCAAAAGCAAAGTTTATTACGATGGGAGACTTAAATGATGGTCCTTACAATAAATCTGTAAAACAAGGAGTTGGAGCAAAACTTAAAAAAACAGAATTAAAAGAACCAAGAGATGTTTACAATCCGTTTGAGCAAATGCAGAAAGACGGTCACTCTTCTTTGTTTTATCGCGACGCTGGAGATATTTTTGACCAAATTATGGTAAGCCAACAATTAGTTCCAGCAGATAATAATGATTATGCTACTTTTAAATATTGGAAGGCGGGCATTTATAACAAACCTTTCTTAATTCAAAAAACCGGACAGTACAAAGGATATCCACTGAGAAATCAAAATGGAGTTCCAGGATTTTCAGATCACTTCCCAGTTTATATTTATCTAGTGAAAGAAGTGAAGTAATTTCAGTCTTAATAATTTAATAAGGTTAGTTTGCAATAAAATGCGGCTAACCTTTTTTCTTTTTAGTAACTTTACGTTTTTAAATTGCAGAAGATGAAAATTAAAAAACCATTTAATCTAAATCAATGGATTGAAGAAAACCGACAGTTTTTGAAGCCACCCGTGGGAAACAAAACCATCTATGATGAAACTTCAGACGATTATATTGTTATGGTCGTGGGTGGACCCAATGCACGAAAAGACTATCACTACAACGAAACCGAAGAGTTGTTTTATCAATTAGAAGGAGAAATCACAGTCTATGTTCAAGAAGATGGCGAAAAGAAAGCCATGAAATTAGGACCAGGCGATATGTATTTACATCCTGCTAAAGTACCGCATTCTCCTGCTAGAACAGAAGGTTCAGTAGGTTTGGTAATCGAAAGAAAACGCGCTGGAAAAGGATTTAACGATGGGTTGTTGTGGTTTTGCGACAATTGCAATCACAAATTACATGAAGTCTATTTCGAGTTACACGATATTGAAAAAGACTTTTTACCGCATTTCAGTACGTTTTATAATTCAGAAGAAAAAAGAACGTGTAAAAAATGTGGTACTGTAATGGAAACCAATCCTAAGTTTACTACTAAGAAATAGTTAAAAAACAGCTGTGTAACCTGAGACACACATTTATTAAAATATATTTTTTACATTTGTGAAAATTTAACAAAAACCAAATAAAAAGTTATAAAATGATATCTGAAGCAGCAATTCAATTTGGTATGCAAGAAGCTTTGCAACAATTAGGCATTAAAGAAATTAACGAAGGAACATCTACTGGAACAAAGTGGTTTTCTAACGGAAAAATCATCGAATCATACTCACCTGCAACAGGAGATTTGATTGGAAAAGTAAAATCTTCAACAAAAGAAGATTACGAAACAGCTATGAGTGCTGCAGAAGAAGCTTTCAAAACATGGCGTTTGGTTCCAGCTCCAAAAAGAGGTGAAATCGTGCGTCAAATGGGAGAAGAATTACGTAAACATAAAGAAGCATTAGGAAAATTAGTGTCTTTCGAAATGGGTAAATCGTATCAAGAAGGTCTTGGAGAAGTGCAAGAAATGATTGATATCTGTGATTTCGCAGTAGGTTTATCACGTCAATTACATGGATTAACAATGCACTCTGAGCGTCCAATGCACAGAATGTATGAGCAATGGCATCCGTTTGGAATTGTTGGAATCATTTCGGCTTTCAACTTCCCAGTAGCGGTTTGGTCTTGGAACACAATGTTAGCATGGATTTGTGGTGATGTTTGTATTTGGAAACCAAGTTCAAAAACGCCTTTATGTGGTGTAGCTTGTCAAAACATCATTCAAACCGTATTAGAAAGAAACAACTTGCCAGAAGGAATCAGCTGTTTAGTAGTGGGTAACGAGTCTGGTGATTTAATTAATAACGACAAACGTATTCCATTAGTATCGTTTACAGGTTCTACAAGAATTGGTCGTCACGTATCAAAAACAGTTGCTGAGCGTTTTGGAAATACTATTTTAGAATTAGGTGGAAACAACGCCATCATCGTTTCTAAAGAAGCTGATTTATCAATGGTATTGGTTGGAGCAGTATTTGGAGCGGTTGGGACAGCTGGTCAACGTTGTACGTCAACTCGTAGATTAATTGTTCACGAAAGTGTTTACGATAAAACATTAGACGTTTTAGCAAAAGCTTATGCGCAGTTAAAAATCGGAAATCCATTAGATGCTAACAATCACGTGGGACCACTTATCGATAAAGGAGCAGTTCAAGATTACTTAAACGCTATTGAAAAAGCAAAAGCTGAAGGCGGAAGAGTAATTGTAGAAGGTGGTGTTTTAGAAGGAAAAGGATACGAAAGTGGTTGTTATGTAAAACCATGTATTATTGAAGCTAAAAACGAGTTCGAAATCGTACAACACGAAACATTTGCTCCAGTATTATACGTAATGAAATACAGCACAATTGAGGAAGCTATCGAAATGCAAAATGCAGTTCCTCAAGGGTTATCTTCTTCTATCTTTACAAACAACATGAGAGAAATGGAATTATTCCTTTCTGCTGCTGGTTCAGATTGTGGTATTGCTAACGTAAACATCGGAACTTCTGGTGCTGAAATTGGTGGTGCTTTTGGTGGTGAAAAAGAAACAGGCGGTGGCCGTGAATCAGGTTCTGATGCATGGAAAGCTTACATGAGAAGACAGACAAATACGATCAACTACGGAACAGCGTTACCTTTAGCACAAGGAATTAAGTTTGATTTGTAAAAATTATGTGATTAGTGAAAAGTAATTAGTGATTAGTTACTTTTTGGATATAGAAAAACCCTGCAATTGCAGGGTTTTTTGTTTGGACAGTTCTTAAACGAATTTGATTAGGAGCTAACTA of Flavobacterium channae contains these proteins:
- a CDS encoding endonuclease/exonuclease/phosphatase family protein, which gives rise to MKIKHLLAVFTVILSVNSAVSQDKKFKVHTVAFYNFENLFDTINDPDTYDEEYTPVNGWTKKNYQKKLDNLSRVLIELGTSESQKNSPVIIGACEIENRRVLEDLVKHPTLINKGYKVVHFDSPDKRGIDVGFLYQEKYFQPTSYINVPLYVYETETTSDKKSTKEEEKEVEENVNYDKKTKRIYTRDQLLVTGLLDGEEINVIVNHWPSRSGGEKKSSPYREAAGRLNRKIMDSIIKINPKAKFITMGDLNDGPYNKSVKQGVGAKLKKTELKEPRDVYNPFEQMQKDGHSSLFYRDAGDIFDQIMVSQQLVPADNNDYATFKYWKAGIYNKPFLIQKTGQYKGYPLRNQNGVPGFSDHFPVYIYLVKEVK
- a CDS encoding 3-hydroxyanthranilate 3,4-dioxygenase — translated: MKIKKPFNLNQWIEENRQFLKPPVGNKTIYDETSDDYIVMVVGGPNARKDYHYNETEELFYQLEGEITVYVQEDGEKKAMKLGPGDMYLHPAKVPHSPARTEGSVGLVIERKRAGKGFNDGLLWFCDNCNHKLHEVYFELHDIEKDFLPHFSTFYNSEEKRTCKKCGTVMETNPKFTTKK
- the amaB gene encoding L-piperidine-6-carboxylate dehydrogenase, giving the protein MISEAAIQFGMQEALQQLGIKEINEGTSTGTKWFSNGKIIESYSPATGDLIGKVKSSTKEDYETAMSAAEEAFKTWRLVPAPKRGEIVRQMGEELRKHKEALGKLVSFEMGKSYQEGLGEVQEMIDICDFAVGLSRQLHGLTMHSERPMHRMYEQWHPFGIVGIISAFNFPVAVWSWNTMLAWICGDVCIWKPSSKTPLCGVACQNIIQTVLERNNLPEGISCLVVGNESGDLINNDKRIPLVSFTGSTRIGRHVSKTVAERFGNTILELGGNNAIIVSKEADLSMVLVGAVFGAVGTAGQRCTSTRRLIVHESVYDKTLDVLAKAYAQLKIGNPLDANNHVGPLIDKGAVQDYLNAIEKAKAEGGRVIVEGGVLEGKGYESGCYVKPCIIEAKNEFEIVQHETFAPVLYVMKYSTIEEAIEMQNAVPQGLSSSIFTNNMREMELFLSAAGSDCGIANVNIGTSGAEIGGAFGGEKETGGGRESGSDAWKAYMRRQTNTINYGTALPLAQGIKFDL